The genomic window ACTTCTCCTGTTAAAGAAAGTTCACCCACAATTAATGTTTTGTTTAATGGTTTTGTTTTTATTTGTTGGGAAGATATTAAGAAACCTATTGATATTGGCAAATCATACAAACTTCCTTCTTTTTTAATGTCAGCAGGCGCCAAATTTACTAATACTTTAAAAGATTTGCTTTGAGGTGCTGTGAACCCAGCATATTTTAAAACAGAATTTATTCTTTGGGCTGATTCTTCAATTGCTTTGTCTGGCAGGCCTACTATTTTGAATGTTCTTAAACCTTGACTTACATCTGTTTCAACTTCAACGAGCTTTGGCTCTATTCCTAATAACCCTGCTGACAGAATTTTTGAGAGCATAAGTTTCTAAGCGCATTTTATGCAGTATTTTGCAGTTGGATTCGCCTTTAATCTTTTTTCGGATATTTCTTGCCCACACTTTTCGCATTTTCCATAACTGCCCTTTTCTATTTTTTGCAAGGCCTCTTTTATTTCGTTGTATCTTTTTTCTAAACTTTCTTTTATTTTTAGCATTGCTGTATAATCTTCAACCTCATCTGCTGCTTCTGTTGGTTCTTGATGGCTTCCTTCTAGACTTTGTTCTGGAAACTTTGTTGTCCATCTGCCGTCTTCTTCATAAGCAATTTTTGATAGCTCCTGCCTTACTTTTTCTAATTCATCTTCTAAGTTTTGTTTTATTTCTTTTATTGTATTGTTGTTCATAATTTTTAATTATTTAAGTTAAGCCTGCTTATTATTTCTAATAAACCAACACTATGTGTTGATATTATAAAATAATTTTTATAAATAGTCCAAACCACTCCTGACTCACTGCCTTGAAAAGTAACATATCTTACTTCAACATTATTAATTTTAGCGGTTTTAAAT from bacterium HR34 includes these protein-coding regions:
- the dksA gene encoding RNA polymerase-binding transcription factor DksA gives rise to the protein MNNNTIKEIKQNLEDELEKVRQELSKIAYEEDGRWTTKFPEQSLEGSHQEPTEAADEVEDYTAMLKIKESLEKRYNEIKEALQKIEKGSYGKCEKCGQEISEKRLKANPTAKYCIKCA